One window of Cytophagales bacterium genomic DNA carries:
- a CDS encoding PQQ-binding-like beta-propeller repeat protein, translating into MTMKNILTIFTIPRPMAGLCVMFTLLNLFYLTGLFNNANAQKLEREFTHTVWKYKTRGGVLSSPVISEGIAYFGCYNKSLYAVDLASGQEKWRYKTKNHSGYRPAIEESTVYYTSHGNYLYAVDIKTGLEKWKFKAKGGALSSPIVVNEVVFFGSYDKYFYAVDAKTGQLKWKFKIKDGITSLPAIAGEMAFFGSYGKYLHAVDVNTGKDIWKIQLNANVRHAPVISEGIVYFGSYDKYLYAVDAKTGLQKWSFKTKGGVLSTPAIADDVVYISSHGKLLYAVNKKNGRKIWQFKTKGDVVSSPIVFDDKVYFGTRGKYLYAVDAKTGLEEWKYRTHGGVLSSPTVSEGVVYFGCFGRKLYALQRISLINVYGKVTNAVTGQPIQTDLTIHCLDNDKIIGYAKNDPETGNYIITYLDTVYCHQYKLLASDPFLLPDSLLIDIFEVAELKDINFDLELLPISGIAKNVLTDEPIETKITIKCIDTDQEIASTFTNPKDGSYKITIAGKDCFKYAVIASDTTLFPGGLIIDIFEIAERKDLTFDLQVIPISGKATNVLTGKPIETEIIVRCLDDNKIIGITKTNPVDGSYNMIFATGGDCFKYEVLASDTVLFPGGLNIETIDMKGELKNLNFDLSILQISGKVTNTKTKEPVETEVSVICLENGEVVSIAKTKAEDGSYSLTFVHDADCFTYSVLATDSSFFPVTLNLDIANVAKLKDLSFDLSLVPIEIGQTMRLNSIFFQTGKANLKDESLPELNRMLKLLQDFSTISIEVSGHTDNVGSDINNTKLSQKRAQAVADYLIKKGTVKERMLVKGYGETKPVSDNDTDEGRQLNRRVEFTILKK; encoded by the coding sequence ATGACAATGAAAAACATCTTAACTATTTTCACTATACCCCGCCCTATGGCGGGGCTATGCGTCATGTTTACCCTGTTAAATCTCTTTTATTTAACAGGGCTATTCAATAATGCTAATGCCCAGAAATTAGAAAGGGAATTTACACATACTGTTTGGAAGTACAAAACCAGAGGTGGCGTGTTGTCATCACCGGTAATATCTGAGGGTATTGCCTACTTTGGATGCTATAATAAAAGCCTGTACGCAGTAGATCTGGCTTCCGGACAAGAGAAATGGAGGTATAAAACCAAAAATCATTCAGGATATCGTCCGGCTATTGAAGAAAGTACTGTTTATTACACCAGCCATGGAAATTATCTCTATGCTGTAGATATTAAAACAGGGCTGGAGAAATGGAAATTCAAAGCAAAAGGCGGAGCGTTATCTTCACCCATAGTTGTAAATGAAGTGGTTTTCTTCGGGAGTTATGATAAATATTTTTATGCAGTTGATGCAAAAACCGGGCAGCTAAAATGGAAGTTTAAAATCAAAGACGGTATAACATCCCTCCCTGCAATTGCCGGGGAAATGGCTTTTTTCGGAAGCTATGGGAAATATCTTCACGCTGTGGATGTAAATACAGGGAAAGATATCTGGAAAATACAGCTCAATGCCAATGTGCGGCATGCACCTGTTATATCAGAAGGTATTGTCTATTTTGGAAGTTACGACAAGTATCTCTATGCTGTGGATGCTAAAACCGGGTTGCAGAAGTGGAGCTTTAAAACCAAAGGCGGTGTGTTATCTACACCTGCCATAGCGGATGATGTGGTTTATATCAGCAGCCACGGTAAATTGCTCTATGCTGTAAATAAAAAAAACGGCAGGAAAATCTGGCAATTCAAAACAAAAGGAGATGTGGTATCTTCACCAATAGTATTTGATGACAAGGTTTATTTTGGTACACGAGGTAAATATCTATATGCTGTTGATGCAAAAACCGGTCTGGAAGAATGGAAATATAGAACTCATGGCGGAGTGTTATCTTCTCCCACTGTTTCTGAAGGAGTGGTCTATTTTGGCTGCTTTGGCAGAAAACTCTATGCGCTGCAACGTATATCACTTATCAATGTTTATGGTAAAGTAACTAACGCTGTAACCGGTCAGCCCATTCAAACAGACCTTACGATCCATTGTCTGGATAATGACAAGATCATTGGCTATGCAAAAAACGATCCGGAGACTGGGAATTATATTATTACATATCTTGATACTGTCTATTGCCATCAATACAAACTCCTTGCTTCCGATCCTTTTTTATTGCCTGATAGCCTGTTAATAGACATTTTTGAAGTTGCTGAACTAAAAGATATAAATTTTGACCTTGAGCTTCTGCCTATAAGTGGTATAGCAAAAAATGTGCTGACAGATGAGCCCATTGAAACAAAAATTACGATAAAATGTATAGATACAGATCAGGAAATCGCTTCTACTTTTACCAATCCTAAAGATGGCAGCTACAAGATCACCATTGCAGGAAAAGATTGTTTCAAATATGCCGTGATCGCTTCGGATACTACCTTATTTCCCGGTGGTTTAATTATTGATATTTTTGAAATAGCTGAACGAAAAGACTTAACCTTTGACTTGCAGGTTATTCCAATTTCAGGAAAGGCGACAAATGTATTGACAGGAAAGCCGATTGAAACAGAGATTATTGTCCGCTGCCTAGATGATAATAAGATCATTGGCATTACAAAAACCAACCCGGTTGATGGCAGCTATAATATGATATTTGCTACCGGTGGTGATTGTTTTAAATATGAAGTGCTTGCTTCAGATACTGTTTTATTTCCCGGAGGTTTAAATATAGAAACAATTGACATGAAGGGTGAATTAAAAAACTTAAATTTTGATTTGTCTATACTTCAGATTTCCGGAAAGGTTACCAATACAAAAACCAAGGAGCCGGTAGAAACCGAAGTATCTGTTATTTGCCTTGAAAATGGAGAGGTGGTTAGTATTGCAAAAACCAAAGCTGAAGATGGCAGCTATAGTCTTACATTTGTTCATGATGCAGATTGCTTTACATATTCAGTGCTTGCTACCGATTCTTCTTTTTTCCCGGTTACCCTAAATCTTGATATAGCCAACGTTGCCAAGCTTAAAGACCTGTCTTTTGACTTGTCTTTGGTTCCTATTGAAATAGGGCAAACTATGCGGTTGAACAGTATATTTTTTCAGACAGGAAAAGCAAACTTAAAAGATGAATCTTTACCTGAATTAAACAGGATGCTTAAGCTTTTACAGGACTTTTCAACAATTTCAATTGAAGTATCCGGTCATACTGATAATGTCGGCTCTGATATAAACAACACTAAACTTTCGCAAAAAAGAGCACAAGCCGTGGCAGACTATTTAATCAAAAAAGGAACTGTTAAAGAGAGAATGCTCGTTAAAGGATACGGTGAAACCAAGCCGGTGTCTGACAATGATACGGATGAGGGAAGGCAGTTGAACAGGAGGGTGGAGTTTACGATCTTGAAGAAATGA
- a CDS encoding SpoIIE family protein phosphatase, which translates to MLRIPLILLTFLTYTALAQPPAPPLSGLIQAIYSQQSSSIKFTHYTLKDGLSQSTANCITQDSKGFIWIGTQDGLNRFDGYTFTHFKHNPNDPTSISHNHVWAILEDSQGTLWIGTRDGLNCYDPKTQKFTHLVHDPNDSGSISHNDILTIWEDPQGVLWIGTKDGLNRLDPNQIPDNKGGRVVFTHYKHDPNDPVSISHNNIQVVCEDSHGVLWIGTNGGGLNCFNRATQKFIRFKHDSNDPTSISHNDIRAIREDSQGALWIGTNGGGLNRFNSKTKKFAHFKHNPNEPFSISNNYIRAIREDSKRVLWIGTNGGGLNRFDHKTQKFTHFKHNPNEPSSISHNIIVAIFEDFQGALWIGTHGGELNRLDLNTAKFTHLVHDPNNPASISSNHIWAILEDSHGALWIGTNDAGLNHFDPETRKFTHLVHDPSDPTTISHNDVRAICEDSQGALWIGTYGGGLNRLDPKTQKFTHFVHNAADPVSISHDQIRVIIEDSQGILWIGTNGGGLNRFDPKPGFTHFKHNPNDPASISNNYIVTILEDSEGTLWIGTNGGGLNRLVLASAPVPPSYSGKSSGGDNKGSTYNKRTAIEKEYSSHLPGIKFIHFMHDPNDPTSISHNDIRAIREDLSGTLWIGTRGGLNCFAPSRSDPFGKTQKFTSWRATDIPDKPGANVLPNDLVYGVLIDDKGNVWGSTNNGIFKFTPPDQGEKRLGGKESRQLAGTSSMRPAFRNYDVSDGLQSNEFNQGAYHKGKSGLMYFGGINGFNAFYPDSVKDNPIPPPIVITNFQIFNQPVLVIRHSQRRPNWASLRMSNDNAVIKINDRYYMPKHISYTDTIILSHKENVLYFEFAVLHYSNPAKNQYAYKMAGFENSWNYVGTKRYATYTNLDHGEYIFKVKGSNNDGVWTERSVNITIIITPRWWQTITFKILAIIFIILGVFSYIKYRERTLKKQQRVLEHKVEERTSEVVKQKKHITDSVEYAQQIQKAILPPEEYITKSLPDHFILFKPKDIVSGDFYWINSLNSPPASRNAGPMSTGHRPPQRGAVDLGGASTLITAIADCTGHGVPGAFMSILGVALLNEIIVSKKIVKPNEILDELRALIIESLHQTGKEGEAQEGMDIALCVINTTIRNGIPSAKSLQFAGAFNSLYLIRDGQLIETKADRMSVGVHFKQNDPFTNHHIKILPGDIIYTFSDGYADQLGGSENQKLMFHRFKKLLLSIHKKPLKQQKQILNTTINEWKAYTDPITGQNYEQTDDILVMGMRF; encoded by the coding sequence ATGCTCAGAATCCCCCTTATATTGTTAACTTTTCTTACTTACACTGCCCTTGCTCAACCCCCTGCACCACCTCTGTCAGGTTTAATCCAGGCAATTTATAGTCAGCAATCTTCCTCAATCAAATTCACTCATTATACACTTAAGGATGGACTTTCTCAGAGTACTGCTAATTGTATAACCCAGGATAGTAAAGGATTTATCTGGATTGGCACCCAGGATGGGCTTAACAGATTTGACGGTTATACATTCACCCATTTTAAGCATAACCCTAATGATCCGACCAGCATTTCTCATAACCACGTCTGGGCTATTCTGGAGGATTCGCAGGGAACGCTTTGGATTGGCACAAGAGACGGACTGAACTGTTATGACCCTAAAACCCAAAAATTCACTCATTTAGTGCATGATCCAAATGACTCTGGTAGTATTTCTCACAACGATATTCTGACCATCTGGGAAGATCCGCAGGGTGTGCTTTGGATTGGCACAAAAGACGGACTGAACCGCCTTGATCCTAACCAAATTCCCGATAACAAGGGTGGCAGGGTCGTGTTCACTCATTATAAGCATGATCCCAATGACCCAGTCAGTATTTCTCATAATAATATTCAAGTAGTCTGTGAGGATTCACATGGAGTGCTCTGGATTGGGACTAACGGAGGAGGATTAAATTGTTTTAACCGTGCAACCCAAAAATTTATACGTTTTAAACATGACTCCAATGATCCTACTAGTATTTCTCATAACGACATCCGGGCTATCCGGGAGGATTCACAGGGTGCACTCTGGATTGGGACTAATGGAGGCGGATTAAATCGCTTTAATTCTAAAACCAAAAAATTCGCACACTTTAAGCACAACCCCAATGAACCCTTCAGCATTTCTAATAACTACATCCGGGCTATCCGGGAAGATTCGAAGAGAGTGCTCTGGATTGGAACTAATGGAGGCGGGCTGAATCGCTTTGATCACAAAACCCAAAAATTTACACATTTCAAGCATAATCCCAATGAACCTTCCAGCATTTCTCATAACATCATCGTGGCAATCTTTGAGGATTTCCAGGGTGCATTATGGATAGGAACTCACGGTGGTGAACTGAATCGCCTGGACCTTAATACAGCAAAATTCACCCATTTGGTGCACGACCCCAATAACCCCGCCAGCATTTCTAGTAACCACATCTGGGCCATTCTTGAGGATTCGCATGGAGCGCTCTGGATAGGAACCAATGATGCGGGATTAAACCACTTTGATCCTGAAACTCGAAAATTTACTCATTTAGTACATGACCCTAGTGACCCCACCACTATTTCTCATAATGACGTACGGGCCATTTGCGAGGATTCTCAGGGAGCGCTGTGGATTGGAACATACGGAGGAGGATTGAACCGCCTTGATCCTAAAACCCAAAAATTCACGCATTTCGTGCATAATGCTGCTGACCCTGTTAGTATTTCCCATGATCAGATACGGGTCATCATTGAGGATTCACAGGGAATACTCTGGATTGGGACTAACGGGGGCGGACTAAATCGCTTTGATCCCAAACCAGGATTTACACATTTCAAGCACAACCCCAATGACCCTGCCAGCATTTCTAATAACTATATCGTAACCATCCTGGAGGATTCAGAGGGAACGCTCTGGATTGGGACTAATGGAGGCGGATTGAACCGGCTTGTCCTGGCTTCCGCGCCTGTCCCCCCTAGTTATTCGGGGAAGTCCTCTGGTGGTGATAACAAAGGATCTACTTATAACAAACGAACTGCTATTGAAAAAGAGTATTCCTCTCATTTGCCCGGAATAAAATTCATTCATTTTATGCACGATCCCAATGACCCTACCAGTATTTCTCATAACGACATCCGGGCTATCCGTGAGGACTTAAGCGGAACTCTCTGGATTGGAACAAGAGGCGGACTGAACTGCTTTGCCCCTTCACGTAGTGATCCCTTCGGAAAAACTCAAAAATTTACAAGCTGGCGTGCAACTGATATCCCTGATAAACCCGGTGCGAATGTTTTACCCAATGATTTAGTGTATGGTGTATTGATCGATGATAAGGGGAATGTCTGGGGGAGCACTAATAATGGAATTTTTAAATTTACTCCACCAGACCAGGGTGAAAAAAGGCTTGGGGGTAAGGAATCCCGTCAGTTGGCGGGGACAAGCTCCATGCGTCCTGCGTTTAGAAACTACGATGTAAGTGATGGCTTACAGAGTAATGAATTTAATCAAGGAGCTTACCATAAAGGCAAAAGCGGATTGATGTATTTTGGGGGTATCAATGGGTTTAATGCTTTTTACCCTGATAGCGTGAAGGATAACCCGATACCACCACCGATAGTGATTACAAATTTCCAGATATTTAATCAACCGGTATTAGTCATTAGACATTCGCAGAGACGCCCAAATTGGGCGTCTCTGCGAATGTCTAATGACAATGCTGTTATTAAAATCAATGACCGTTATTACATGCCAAAACACATTAGTTACACTGATACTATCATTTTATCACATAAAGAAAATGTACTGTACTTTGAATTTGCTGTCCTGCATTACAGCAACCCTGCAAAGAACCAATATGCCTATAAAATGGCAGGTTTTGAAAATAGCTGGAACTATGTAGGTACAAAACGCTATGCCACCTATACCAATTTAGACCATGGCGAATATATATTTAAAGTAAAAGGGTCTAACAATGACGGAGTTTGGACAGAGCGAAGTGTCAATATTACAATTATTATCACTCCGCGGTGGTGGCAGACAATTACATTCAAAATACTAGCAATAATATTTATTATATTAGGTGTTTTCTCCTACATTAAATATAGAGAGCGGACTTTGAAAAAACAACAAAGAGTATTAGAGCATAAAGTGGAAGAGAGAACATCGGAAGTAGTGAAGCAGAAAAAACATATAACAGATAGCGTTGAATATGCACAGCAAATTCAGAAAGCTATTTTACCACCTGAAGAATATATAACCAAAAGCCTCCCAGACCATTTTATACTTTTCAAGCCGAAAGATATAGTAAGCGGTGATTTTTACTGGATCAACTCCCTTAACAGCCCCCCAGCCTCCCGCAATGCTGGCCCGATGTCCACTGGACATCGTCCTCCCCAAAGGGGGGCTGTGGATTTAGGGGGGGCTTCTACTCTCATCACGGCCATTGCAGACTGTACAGGCCACGGTGTGCCTGGCGCCTTTATGAGTATTCTTGGTGTTGCTTTATTAAATGAAATTATTGTTAGCAAAAAGATAGTGAAGCCAAATGAAATATTGGACGAATTAAGGGCATTGATCATCGAATCACTCCATCAAACAGGAAAAGAAGGAGAAGCACAAGAAGGTATGGACATTGCTTTATGTGTTATAAATACTACCATACGTAATGGTATTCCTTCGGCTAAATCGCTTCAATTTGCAGGCGCATTTAACTCTTTATACCTTATAAGAGACGGACAGCTCATAGAAACAAAAGCTGACAGAATGTCTGTAGGCGTACATTTCAAACAAAATGATCCTTTCACGAATCATCATATAAAAATACTACCAGGTGATATCATATACACCTTTTCAGACGGGTATGCAGACCAGCTAGGAGGTAGCGAAAATCAAAAACTTATGTTCCACAGGTTTAAAAAATTATTATTATCCATACATAAAAAACCACTAAAGCAGCAAAAACAAATACTCAATACAACCATAAATGAATGGAAAGCTTACACCGACCCTATCACAGGTCAAAATTATGAGCAGACGGATGATATATTGGTGATGGGGATGAGATTTTGA
- a CDS encoding DUF1987 domain-containing protein: MEKLQIKETYQTPAINFDPDKGIFEIKGRSISYNTMIFFQPLLDYIHRYSKAPHQKTVMKMSFTYYNTGTSICILNIFNKLDDLHKKGFDVKIQWYYDKGDESYKEDGEDFRDYVSVPFEVIENKD; this comes from the coding sequence ATGGAAAAATTACAGATAAAAGAGACATACCAAACCCCTGCAATAAATTTTGATCCGGACAAAGGTATATTTGAAATTAAAGGCAGGTCCATATCTTATAATACTATGATTTTTTTTCAACCATTATTAGATTATATACACCGCTATAGCAAAGCACCTCACCAAAAAACTGTAATGAAAATGTCATTTACGTATTATAACACAGGTACTTCAATATGTATATTAAATATTTTCAATAAATTAGATGATCTCCATAAAAAGGGATTTGACGTTAAGATTCAGTGGTATTATGATAAAGGAGATGAGAGTTACAAAGAAGATGGAGAGGATTTTAGAGATTATGTGAGTGTGCCTTTTGAGGTAATTGAAAATAAAGACTAA
- a CDS encoding GxxExxY protein translates to MTENELAKILVNIFLKVHRTLGPGLLESVYEAAICHELDKLGIKYKRQQVIKVNYDGVEMDLGFRSDIIVENKVLGEIKSIELIAPVHKKITLTYLKHSELKLGLLVNFRVNLIKDGITRIVNNL, encoded by the coding sequence ATGACAGAAAATGAATTAGCAAAAATATTAGTTAATATTTTCTTAAAAGTTCATAGAACTTTAGGACCTGGTTTGCTTGAATCTGTTTATGAAGCTGCTATTTGTCATGAACTTGATAAGCTTGGTATAAAATACAAAAGGCAACAAGTGATTAAAGTAAATTATGATGGTGTAGAAATGGATCTTGGGTTTAGATCAGATATTATAGTTGAAAATAAAGTATTAGGAGAAATAAAGTCTATTGAACTCATTGCACCAGTTCATAAGAAAATAACATTAACATACTTAAAACACTCTGAATTAAAGTTAGGTCTGCTTGTTAATTTTAGAGTAAATTTGATAAAAGATGGTATTACCAGAATCGTAAATAATCTATAA